The following coding sequences are from one Arachis hypogaea cultivar Tifrunner chromosome 7, arahy.Tifrunner.gnm2.J5K5, whole genome shotgun sequence window:
- the LOC112701031 gene encoding uncharacterized protein has translation MGATLFHRSILEVRLPKHFDKLTDMRYDGTQDPQEHLTAFEARMNLERVGDEVRCRAFPVTLAGLAIRWFNSLPQGSVAGFSDISRAFLAQFTTKIAKAKHLINLLGITQKTGEPTRKYLDRFNDECLEIEGLTDSVASLCLTNGFLNKDFRKHLTTKPVWTIQEIQTVAWEYVKDEEVSQVVATNKRQPSYNQLRQHGNGERQKEHARDGGPSKAPRPFPRVRKFTNYTPLTLPIIEVYQQIADKGILSKPRPLKDRTGGNKSLYCDYHKGYGHKAHDCFDLKDALEQAIRDGKLAEFSHLIREPRRRNRDHNGEDKT, from the coding sequence ATGGGCGCCACCCTATTCCATCGTTCCATCCTCGAGGTCCGGTTGCCAAAACACTTTGACAAACtaacggacatgaggtatgacgGAACCCAAGACCCGCAGGAGCAcctcacggcctttgaggccagaatgaacctggagagagtgggAGACGAAGTAAGGTGCCGTGCCTTCCCAGTCACCCTGGCAGGGCTTGCGATACGGTGGTTCAATAGCCTCCCGCAGGGCTCTGTGGCTGGCTTCTCGGATATTAGTCGTGCCTTCCTAGCACAATTCACCACCAAAATCGCGAAGGCAAAACACCTGATCAATCTGCTCGGCATCACCCAGAAAACCGGCGAGCCGACCAGAAAGTATCTAGACCGTTTCAACGACGAGTGCTTGGAGATCGAGGGGTTAACCGATTCGGTGGCTAGTCTCTGTCTTACGAACGGGTTCCTTAACAAGGACTTCAGAAAGCACCTCACCACAAAGCCGGTCTGGACGATACAAGAGATCCAAACTGTAGCCTGGGAATACGTTAAGGATGAGGAAGTCAGTCAAGTTGTGGCTACCAACAAGCGACAGCCCTCTTACAATCAACTTAGGCAGCATGGTAATGGAGAAAGGCAGAAGGAGCACGCCAGAGACGGCGGTCCGAGCAAGGCACCCAGACCGTTTCCTCGTGTCAGAAAATTCACCAATTACACTCCCCTCACCCTCCCCATCATAGAAGTTTACCAGCAGATAGCTGACAAGGGAATCTTGTCAAAGCCCCGTCCTTTGAAGGACCGAACCGGGGGGAACAAGAGTCTCTACTGTGATTACCATAAGGGCTATGGACACAAGGCACATGATTGTTTTGACCTGAAGGACGCACTAGAACAAGCAATCAGGGACGGAAAACTAGCCGAATTCTCCCACCTTATCAGGGAGCCGAGGAGACGAAATCGCGATCATAATGGGGAAGACAAGACCTGA
- the LOC140174262 gene encoding uncharacterized protein encodes MAAKTKQKAQSQIQGAFREQYKRINHYYAELLRANPEELPTLQTLYQLGWVLLEDYSGWLVIDCNRKRPNDQILSIAYVVVEVETKDSWVWFLRHLSDDLGAKKIRRCTFMSDEQKSLLLAFEEVIPGVDNRCCMRHLYNNFRKKFPRLELKNQMWRCAKSTHWKDWEKEMKSLRLKNEGAYRHLNSIPPRFWSHSRFSFYSKCDSLVNNMSESFNALIVEARKNQL; translated from the exons ATGGCAGCCAAAACAAAGCAAAAGGCACAAAGTCAGATTCAGGGTGCATTTAGGGAGCAGTATAAAAGGATTAATCATTACTATGCTGAGCTTCTAAGGGCAAATCCAG AAGAGCTTCCAACATTGCAGACCCTTTATCAGCTTGGATGGGTGCTTCTTGAAGACTACTCAGGGTGGCTAGTTATTGACTGCAATAGGAAGAGACCCAATGACCAGATCCTTTCGATTGCTTATGTGGTGGTTGAAGTTGAGACAAAGGACTCCTGGGTTTGGTTTTTGAGACATCTATCTGACGATTTGGGTGCTAAGAAAATTAGAAGGTGCACATTCATGTCGGATGAGCAGAAG AGCTTGTTACTAGCTTTTGAAGAAGTTATTCCAGGGGTTGACAACCGATGCTGCATGAGGCATCTGTATAACAATTTCAGGAAGAAATTCCCTAGATTGGAGCTGAAGAATCAAATGTGGAGATGTGCAAAGTCAACGCACTGGAAAGATTGGGAGAAGGAGATGAAGTCACTGAGGCTCAAGAATGAGGGTGCATATCGGCACTTGAACAGCATTCCACCTAGGTTCTGGTCTCATTCTCGCTTTTCATTTTATTCAAAATGTGACTCCCTTGTTAACAACATGAGTGAGAGTTTTAATGCTCTCATAGTTGAGGCTAGAAAAAACCAATTGTGA